The following proteins are co-located in the uncultured Draconibacterium sp. genome:
- a CDS encoding SRPBCC domain-containing protein, giving the protein MSEKITVIANVNAGLKKVWNCYTSPEHITQWNFADPSWHCPNAENDMQIGGTYKARMEARDGSFGFDFEAVYTDIINEKEFTYEFGGRFATVKFKQLPAQTEVIVRFDPETENPVEMQKNGWQSILNNFKKYVESN; this is encoded by the coding sequence ATGAGTGAAAAAATTACAGTTATTGCGAATGTGAATGCCGGATTAAAAAAAGTTTGGAACTGTTACACCAGCCCTGAACACATTACACAGTGGAATTTTGCAGATCCGTCGTGGCATTGTCCGAATGCCGAAAATGACATGCAAATTGGCGGAACATACAAAGCAAGAATGGAAGCCAGAGATGGCAGTTTTGGCTTTGATTTTGAAGCTGTATATACTGATATAATCAACGAAAAAGAATTTACCTATGAGTTTGGAGGACGATTTGCAACTGTAAAGTTCAAGCAATTGCCGGCACAAACCGAAGTGATTGTCAGATTCGATCCTGAAACTGAGAATCCTGTTGAAATGCAAAAAAATGGTTGGCAGTCCATTCTGAACAACTTTAAAAAGTACGTTGAGTCAAACTAA
- a CDS encoding helix-turn-helix domain-containing protein, protein MSNTAINNSDFITKAEAIILENISNEQFGVSELAELMNMSRSSLLRKIKMQTQLSASQFIRQVRLAKSMQLLQEGALSVSEISYQVGFGNTSYFIKCFREQYGYSPGEVKKGTIPFENTDDEIPFLNKYKWHIIGGVLFLVVVLLLVFPSKKGEVSAELEMEKSIAVLPFKNESSDSSNLYFVNGLMESTLSKLQKIKDLRVISRISVEGYEKTDKTIPELAEELNVNYFVTGSGQKIGDQVLLTIQLIEASGNRQIWAEQYNRKVVDIFELQNEVALKIVSSVEAIVTPAELEQIEKKPTENLVAYDYYLQALDPFLSRTNEGLTKAIGLFEKAVEQDPEFALAYANIAISYYLLEMFQMEKQYTEKINSNADKALLYDPKSAASLIAKAFYYIQTEEYKLALPYLNKALEYNPNSVLAVQMLADFYFRLSPNSNKYLEYALKGVQLNIAANDSVTQSYICLNLGSALIQNGFVDLALTYINKSLAFAPDNYYAPYLKELILFSKDLNVEQTKNQLLELWNKDTTRLDILQEVAKFHYYDEEYEKAFYYYELFARTREKNRLDIYLQEDIRIGKVYEKMGLDRQASDFYASYTHYCEKDESIYKSASLAMKYANEGKEEKAIEQLQLFAAQNNYQYWILVFMKIDPLVEPLKSHPEFEKVMQKIERRFWENQARLKKSLEEKGLM, encoded by the coding sequence ATGTCGAACACAGCAATAAACAACTCGGATTTTATAACTAAGGCAGAAGCGATTATTCTGGAGAATATCTCGAACGAACAATTTGGGGTTTCCGAATTGGCAGAATTGATGAACATGAGTCGCTCGAGTTTGCTCCGAAAAATAAAAATGCAGACCCAGCTTTCTGCGAGTCAGTTTATTCGTCAGGTGCGGCTTGCTAAAAGTATGCAGCTGCTTCAGGAGGGGGCATTAAGTGTTTCGGAGATCTCGTACCAGGTGGGTTTCGGCAACACGTCTTACTTTATAAAATGTTTTCGCGAGCAGTATGGTTATTCTCCCGGTGAAGTAAAAAAAGGAACAATCCCGTTTGAAAATACAGATGACGAAATTCCTTTTTTGAATAAATACAAGTGGCACATCATAGGCGGAGTGCTTTTTCTGGTGGTGGTTTTGTTGCTTGTGTTTCCCAGTAAAAAAGGCGAAGTTTCCGCTGAGCTTGAAATGGAAAAATCGATCGCAGTCTTGCCTTTCAAAAATGAAAGCAGCGATTCTTCAAACCTCTATTTTGTCAATGGCCTAATGGAATCGACCTTAAGCAAATTACAGAAAATAAAAGATCTTCGTGTGATTAGCAGAATCTCGGTAGAAGGATACGAAAAAACGGATAAAACAATTCCGGAGTTGGCTGAAGAACTTAACGTTAACTACTTTGTAACAGGAAGTGGGCAGAAAATAGGGGATCAGGTATTACTTACTATTCAGCTGATTGAAGCTTCCGGCAACAGGCAGATTTGGGCAGAACAATACAACCGCAAAGTGGTCGATATTTTTGAATTGCAGAATGAGGTGGCACTAAAAATTGTTAGCTCGGTTGAAGCCATTGTTACCCCCGCTGAACTTGAACAAATTGAGAAAAAACCCACTGAAAATCTAGTGGCATACGACTACTATTTACAAGCACTTGACCCATTTTTATCCAGAACAAACGAAGGACTAACAAAAGCGATTGGCTTATTCGAAAAAGCGGTTGAACAGGATCCTGAATTCGCTTTGGCTTATGCTAACATCGCAATATCGTACTATCTGCTCGAAATGTTTCAAATGGAGAAACAATACACCGAAAAGATTAACAGCAATGCAGATAAGGCCTTGCTTTATGATCCAAAATCGGCCGCCAGTTTAATTGCCAAAGCTTTTTATTACATACAAACAGAGGAGTACAAGCTCGCTTTGCCCTATCTTAATAAGGCACTGGAATATAATCCGAACTCGGTTCTGGCCGTACAAATGCTTGCGGATTTCTATTTTCGTTTGAGTCCCAATTCCAATAAATACCTAGAATATGCCCTAAAGGGAGTTCAGCTAAATATTGCCGCCAATGATTCTGTCACGCAGAGCTATATTTGTTTAAACCTGGGCAGTGCGCTAATTCAAAACGGTTTTGTAGATCTGGCACTTACCTACATCAATAAATCATTGGCATTTGCTCCCGATAATTATTATGCACCCTATTTAAAAGAGCTGATTTTGTTCTCAAAAGATCTCAATGTAGAGCAAACCAAAAATCAGCTACTGGAGCTTTGGAACAAGGATACAACCCGACTGGATATTTTGCAGGAAGTGGCAAAATTTCATTATTACGATGAGGAGTATGAAAAGGCCTTTTATTACTATGAGCTATTTGCCCGAACCCGGGAAAAAAATCGCCTGGATATTTATCTGCAAGAAGATATCCGAATTGGGAAGGTGTACGAAAAAATGGGACTGGATCGGCAGGCTTCTGATTTTTATGCTTCTTATACTCACTATTGTGAAAAAGATGAATCCATCTACAAAAGTGCTAGTCTGGCTATGAAATATGCAAATGAAGGTAAGGAAGAAAAGGCGATTGAACAGCTTCAACTATTTGCAGCACAAAATAATTACCAGTACTGGATTTTGGTATTTATGAAAATCGATCCACTGGTTGAGCCTTTAAAAAGCCATCCGGAGTTTGAGAAAGTTATGCAAAAAATTGAACGCCGGTTTTGGGAGAATCAGGCCAGGTTGAAAAAATCGCTGGAAGAGAAAGGACTGATGTAA
- a CDS encoding ankyrin repeat domain-containing protein, translating into MKTLKTNSIKMLLNFSFVVLLLTNACAQPGNSNNAKQVNNATAKSKVEAPAIDIQSAILANNLEIVKQHIEAGSDLNEKETMSGSTPLITAATFGHIDIAKALIDANADLDMKNNEGSTALHAAAFFCRIEIVQMLLDAGADKNLRNNHNATPRQSVTGPFADMKPIYGIIQQQLEPLGLKLDMQELEITRPVIAMMLQ; encoded by the coding sequence ATGAAAACATTAAAAACGAATTCCATTAAAATGTTGTTAAACTTTTCGTTTGTTGTCCTTTTACTCACAAATGCATGTGCCCAACCGGGCAACAGTAACAATGCAAAACAGGTAAATAATGCCACGGCAAAATCAAAAGTGGAAGCACCGGCCATCGACATTCAATCGGCCATATTGGCCAACAACCTCGAAATAGTAAAACAACATATTGAAGCAGGATCTGACCTGAATGAAAAAGAAACAATGAGTGGATCGACGCCATTAATTACTGCGGCAACTTTTGGACATATTGATATTGCCAAAGCATTAATTGACGCAAATGCAGATTTAGACATGAAAAACAACGAAGGATCGACTGCCTTGCATGCCGCTGCATTTTTTTGCCGTATTGAAATTGTTCAAATGCTGCTTGATGCCGGTGCGGATAAAAACTTACGCAACAACCACAATGCCACTCCACGGCAATCGGTTACCGGGCCGTTTGCTGATATGAAACCCATTTACGGAATAATTCAGCAACAACTTGAGCCGCTTGGGTTAAAACTGGATATGCAGGAACTGGAAATAACGCGCCCTGTAATTGCAATGATGCTGCAGTAA
- a CDS encoding DUF4386 domain-containing protein, with amino-acid sequence MFKYFDVNEMSMQNKERKQGITAGISLVIMAIAAGFSYGYAHTTLVADSAENTMQNLLAQKSLFFAELSGWSIIFITDLIVAIALYFYFRSTSKQIAGITSLIRIGYTLVLGVAILQLFKIIPALASNSSLQTSAVASEINSHFQLFEKLWSTGLILFGFHLIGLGYLSLKSKLTHRLLGYLLIFGGMSYSFIHGIRQLNLLDTNLINLLENVLAIPMALAEILLAFWLIYSGFRKSSPKLKS; translated from the coding sequence GTGTTTAAATATTTTGATGTAAACGAAATGAGCATGCAAAACAAAGAGAGAAAACAAGGAATTACAGCTGGTATTTCGTTGGTAATTATGGCCATTGCTGCCGGATTTTCATATGGATATGCACACACTACTCTGGTGGCTGACTCTGCTGAAAATACGATGCAAAACCTGCTGGCTCAAAAATCACTGTTCTTTGCCGAATTGAGCGGCTGGAGTATCATTTTTATTACCGACCTGATTGTTGCGATTGCATTGTATTTTTACTTTCGCAGTACATCAAAGCAAATAGCAGGTATTACTTCACTCATCAGAATTGGTTACACGCTGGTGTTGGGAGTTGCCATTCTGCAGCTTTTTAAAATCATTCCTGCATTGGCATCAAACAGTTCCTTACAGACCTCAGCTGTTGCGTCTGAAATCAATTCTCATTTTCAACTCTTTGAGAAACTATGGTCAACTGGCCTTATTCTATTTGGTTTTCACCTGATCGGGCTGGGATATTTATCGCTTAAATCGAAGTTGACACATCGTCTGCTGGGTTATTTACTGATATTTGGCGGGATGAGTTATTCATTTATACATGGCATCCGTCAATTGAATTTATTGGATACCAACTTGATAAACTTACTGGAGAATGTTCTTGCCATACCGATGGCACTTGCCGAAATCCTCCTTGCTTTCTGGTTAATCTACAGTGGGTTCCGAAAATCATCCCCGAAATTAAAATCATAA
- a CDS encoding serine hydrolase, whose amino-acid sequence MKKVLISILITPILLVALFLAVLSIKYSPVYVYRLITQNVADVYDYRLYENRIIKGADNSFAFIQSPDTKYVEDLFQERVANSGFQTFDEWAEKSQTTALIFIRKDTILYEKYFNGFSRDSYFHSQSMAKSFISFLIGAAIDDGLIAGVDDPMTKYIPELLKRDTRFGKITIKHLLEMRSGLDYNTSYLPGTYIHAPWHDEAVGYYHPNVRKLLFKKVNIATEPGGTFQYNNYNTSYLGLIIERATQKTVSAYLEEKLWSEIMEYDALFSIDSKKSGFEYMPSRLIARAIDYARFGRLFLKDGNWNGEQIISRDWVVQSTRENKTIPRNIYPDWFGEGCKRVYYGYQWWGHANCDSTFQFAASGNLGQNIYVIPDKEIIIVHCGNSLEHYGDFDLWNVAELLNQQEEEDYLN is encoded by the coding sequence ATGAAAAAAGTACTTATTTCAATCCTTATAACGCCAATACTACTTGTGGCGCTTTTTCTGGCTGTTTTATCCATAAAATATTCGCCGGTGTATGTTTACCGATTGATTACACAAAATGTAGCAGATGTGTATGATTACCGGCTTTACGAAAACAGAATTATAAAAGGGGCAGATAATTCGTTTGCTTTTATTCAAAGTCCGGACACAAAATATGTGGAGGATTTGTTTCAGGAACGGGTTGCAAATTCGGGTTTTCAAACATTTGACGAGTGGGCTGAAAAATCGCAAACCACAGCCCTGATTTTTATTCGTAAGGATACAATTTTATACGAAAAATACTTTAACGGATTCTCAAGAGATTCTTATTTCCATTCGCAATCCATGGCAAAATCGTTTATTTCGTTTTTAATTGGCGCTGCCATCGACGACGGGTTAATTGCAGGTGTTGACGATCCGATGACAAAGTACATCCCTGAACTTCTGAAAAGAGATACAAGGTTTGGAAAAATTACCATTAAACATTTACTGGAAATGCGCTCGGGACTGGACTACAATACCAGTTATCTTCCGGGAACATACATTCACGCCCCCTGGCACGACGAGGCCGTTGGATACTACCACCCCAATGTTCGGAAACTGCTGTTTAAAAAGGTAAATATTGCCACTGAGCCGGGTGGTACTTTTCAATATAACAATTACAACACCAGCTATTTGGGATTAATAATTGAAAGAGCTACGCAGAAAACAGTTTCCGCTTATCTTGAAGAAAAACTATGGTCAGAAATTATGGAGTACGATGCATTATTTTCAATCGACAGTAAAAAATCGGGGTTTGAATACATGCCCAGTCGTTTGATTGCACGGGCAATTGATTATGCCCGCTTTGGACGACTTTTTCTTAAAGATGGCAATTGGAACGGAGAGCAAATCATTTCTAGAGATTGGGTAGTGCAATCAACCCGTGAGAACAAAACCATACCCCGCAATATCTATCCCGACTGGTTTGGTGAGGGATGTAAAAGAGTTTATTATGGCTATCAGTGGTGGGGACATGCCAACTGTGATTCTACTTTCCAATTTGCAGCTTCGGGAAATTTAGGACAGAACATTTATGTTATTCCGGATAAGGAAATAATTATTGTTCATTGCGGAAACTCTTTGGAACACTACGGAGATTTTGACTTGTGGAATGTGGCTGAGCTGTTAAACCAGCAGGAGGAAGAAGATTACTTGAATTAA
- a CDS encoding serine hydrolase domain-containing protein: protein MATIVSLFFVPWIILKAILTPLPDTVQAQVHKAINYKLDGIIVYVDQAGKPPAFYAAGYNNRENKVPADPHTLFKIASISKLYIATAVAKLVNKQTLDLDKTLAAYLPEFAERIENADKITLRMLVQHRSGIPNYTDHPDYPWDHPFKNNSDTYQLVLDMPADFEPDEKYSYSNSNYLLLGEIMDKTLGYSHHDYIRNEILKPLELTHTYSLLSEVSLVDVMSGYFVGYEPDIKGNDFIQPGGSMVATAQDVGVFLRALNDGSLLNDDEQAIYSAIYEYGHTGLLPGYSSIARYHKDIDAVVVQFVNTSGGKTWSITEVIYKKILKILRKKLKSEKEGGGN, encoded by the coding sequence ATGGCAACAATAGTCTCCTTGTTTTTTGTCCCCTGGATTATTTTGAAAGCGATATTAACGCCTCTTCCCGACACGGTGCAGGCACAAGTGCACAAAGCCATAAACTACAAATTAGACGGTATAATTGTATATGTCGATCAGGCGGGCAAGCCACCGGCATTTTATGCAGCCGGCTATAACAACAGAGAAAATAAAGTTCCGGCCGATCCGCATACCTTATTTAAGATTGCAAGTATCAGCAAATTGTATATTGCCACTGCTGTTGCTAAATTGGTTAACAAGCAAACTTTGGATTTGGATAAAACACTTGCCGCTTACCTTCCGGAGTTTGCCGAAAGAATAGAAAATGCAGATAAAATTACCCTGAGAATGTTGGTACAACACCGCAGTGGTATTCCAAATTACACCGACCATCCGGATTACCCGTGGGACCATCCCTTCAAAAATAACAGCGATACCTACCAATTGGTACTGGATATGCCTGCCGACTTTGAACCGGATGAAAAGTACAGTTATTCAAATTCAAATTATTTGCTTCTTGGCGAAATTATGGATAAAACACTGGGATATAGTCATCACGATTACATCCGAAACGAAATTTTGAAACCACTAGAATTGACCCATACTTACAGTTTGTTGAGCGAAGTAAGTTTAGTAGATGTAATGAGTGGATATTTTGTTGGATACGAACCCGACATAAAAGGCAACGACTTTATTCAGCCCGGCGGTTCAATGGTGGCCACAGCACAGGATGTAGGTGTTTTCCTTCGGGCGCTAAACGATGGCTCGCTGTTAAATGATGATGAACAAGCCATCTACTCCGCAATTTATGAATACGGACATACCGGATTGTTGCCCGGATATTCCAGCATTGCACGCTACCACAAAGACATTGATGCCGTAGTTGTTCAGTTTGTAAATACAAGCGGTGGCAAAACATGGTCAATAACAGAAGTTATTTATAAGAAAATTTTAAAAATTCTGCGGAAGAAATTAAAGTCGGAAAAAGAGGGCGGTGGCAATTAA
- a CDS encoding sodium ion-translocating decarboxylase subunit beta, producing the protein MDILRELFNMTALSAITWQTLIMWAIAFVLLYLGIKKQYEPLLLVPIAFGVLLANFPGGQMGIVPSELIELDGHRYMNLFEIAHEFGIMNYLYYSLIKTGLLPPVIFMGVGVLTDFGPMLRNLKLALFGAAAQIGIFTILLGAIAVGFTPKEAASLGIIGGADGPTAIYTTIKLAPHLLGPIAIAAYSYMALVPVIVPLVAKLLITKKEFKINMKQMEKQYPAKHEIKDMKTAKIIFPIALGTMAAIMVPSSVPLLGMLLFGNLIKEIGSTTSRLADAAQGPIMNTATIFLGLTVGATMTSEVFLSTKTLGIIVGGFVAFAISIAGGIFAVKIYNAFAKKKINPLIGATGLSAVPMASRVANELALKYDKQNHILQYCMASNISGVIGSAVAAGVLISFLG; encoded by the coding sequence ATGGATATTCTAAGAGAATTATTTAATATGACGGCGCTCAGCGCAATCACCTGGCAAACATTAATAATGTGGGCGATTGCGTTTGTGTTGCTTTACCTGGGTATCAAAAAACAGTACGAACCACTGTTGCTTGTTCCCATTGCATTTGGCGTTTTGCTTGCCAATTTTCCGGGAGGACAAATGGGAATTGTTCCTTCTGAATTGATAGAGCTGGATGGCCATAGATACATGAACCTGTTTGAAATTGCACACGAATTCGGGATAATGAATTACCTCTATTATTCGTTGATTAAAACGGGTTTGCTGCCTCCTGTTATTTTTATGGGAGTAGGTGTTCTAACCGATTTTGGACCGATGCTTCGTAACCTGAAGCTGGCACTTTTTGGTGCCGCTGCACAAATCGGAATTTTCACCATTTTGTTGGGTGCAATTGCTGTAGGTTTTACTCCTAAAGAAGCTGCATCGCTGGGTATTATTGGTGGAGCCGATGGCCCTACTGCCATTTATACTACCATTAAACTGGCACCACACTTGTTGGGGCCTATTGCTATTGCGGCGTATTCGTACATGGCTTTGGTACCTGTAATTGTTCCTTTGGTGGCTAAACTGTTGATTACGAAAAAAGAATTCAAGATCAACATGAAACAGATGGAGAAACAGTATCCAGCCAAGCATGAGATTAAGGATATGAAAACAGCTAAAATCATTTTCCCGATTGCATTGGGAACAATGGCGGCTATTATGGTTCCTTCATCGGTACCGCTTTTAGGTATGCTTTTGTTTGGTAACTTAATCAAGGAAATTGGCTCAACCACCAGTCGTTTGGCTGATGCTGCTCAAGGTCCGATTATGAATACAGCTACTATTTTCCTTGGTTTAACCGTTGGAGCAACCATGACTTCAGAGGTATTTCTATCGACTAAAACATTAGGAATTATTGTTGGAGGTTTTGTGGCTTTCGCTATTTCTATTGCAGGTGGAATTTTTGCGGTGAAGATTTACAATGCCTTTGCCAAAAAGAAAATCAACCCGCTTATTGGAGCTACAGGATTAAGCGCTGTACCAATGGCATCGCGTGTTGCCAACGAGCTGGCTTTAAAATACGACAAACAAAACCACATACTTCAGTATTGTATGGCAAGTAATATTTCGGGTGTAATTGGTTCTGCCGTTGCTGCCGGAGTATTGATCTCGTTTTTAGGATAG
- a CDS encoding biotin/lipoyl-containing protein has protein sequence MSREIKFSLLYRDMWQSSGKYVPKVEQLEKVAPAIIDMGCFDRVETNGGGFEQINLLFGENPNVANRRWTQPFNDAGIQTHMLERALNGIRMSPVPADVRKLMYKVKKLQGTDIARSFCGLNDPRNLENSIKFAKEGGMISQAALSLTISKVHTVEYYTNLANQLIEMGADEICVKDMAGIGRPAFIGKIIKNIKTKHPETIVQYHGHSGPGFSMASILEAARAGVDYVDVAMEPLSWGTGHADVLAVQGMLKDAGFKVKDINMKAYMEVRSLTQEFMNDFLGYWISSKNRQMNSLLIGSGLPGGMMGSLMADLDTNLKSLNKWLEKRNKPTLSQDDLLIKLFEEVEYIWPMLGYPPLVTPFSQYVKNLALMNVVQLIKGRERWSMIADNIWDMIRGKSGKLPGELDAEIIKLAEKNGKIFYTGVPQDLYPDNLDLYKQEMKDNNWDFGQDDEELFELAMHPEQYRAYKSGKAKQEFEEELARKKEAKEKKEYKETPAPVVAGSFEPKSMIIDVNGEKFTVGVSYGDAVATTPAAPATPAAAPAPAAVASAAAEVIAPLEGKFMLTKDNTETALKVGDVVKEGDLICYIESMKTYNAIVAETAGTVTAILKSNGDNVDEDDVLVQLG, from the coding sequence ATGAGTAGAGAGATTAAATTTAGTTTGCTGTATAGAGATATGTGGCAGTCGTCGGGAAAATACGTTCCCAAAGTAGAACAATTAGAAAAAGTTGCGCCGGCAATTATCGATATGGGGTGTTTCGACAGGGTTGAAACCAACGGTGGCGGATTTGAACAGATTAACTTACTTTTTGGAGAAAATCCAAACGTGGCAAACCGCCGCTGGACACAGCCGTTCAACGATGCGGGTATTCAAACACACATGTTAGAGCGTGCTTTGAATGGAATTAGAATGAGCCCGGTTCCTGCCGATGTTCGTAAGTTAATGTACAAAGTAAAAAAATTGCAAGGTACCGATATTGCACGTTCTTTCTGTGGATTGAACGACCCGCGTAACCTTGAAAACTCGATTAAATTTGCTAAAGAAGGCGGTATGATTTCTCAGGCTGCTTTGAGTTTAACAATTTCGAAAGTACACACGGTTGAATACTACACCAATTTGGCGAACCAGTTAATTGAGATGGGTGCTGATGAAATTTGTGTAAAGGACATGGCGGGTATTGGTCGTCCGGCTTTTATTGGCAAGATCATCAAAAACATTAAAACCAAACACCCTGAAACTATTGTTCAGTATCACGGTCACTCTGGTCCTGGTTTTTCTATGGCAAGTATTTTAGAAGCTGCCCGCGCCGGTGTTGATTATGTGGATGTGGCAATGGAACCACTTTCGTGGGGAACGGGTCACGCTGATGTTTTAGCTGTGCAGGGAATGTTAAAAGATGCCGGCTTCAAAGTAAAAGACATCAATATGAAAGCCTATATGGAAGTTCGTTCCTTAACTCAGGAGTTTATGAACGATTTCCTTGGATACTGGATTAGCTCGAAAAACCGTCAGATGAACTCATTGTTGATCGGTTCGGGTCTTCCCGGTGGAATGATGGGTAGTTTAATGGCTGACCTGGATACCAACCTGAAAAGTTTGAACAAATGGTTGGAGAAACGCAATAAACCAACTTTATCGCAAGATGATCTGCTGATTAAATTATTTGAGGAAGTAGAATATATATGGCCAATGTTGGGTTATCCTCCATTGGTAACTCCATTCAGTCAGTACGTTAAAAACTTAGCGCTGATGAATGTTGTTCAGCTGATTAAAGGACGCGAACGCTGGAGTATGATTGCTGATAATATTTGGGATATGATCCGCGGGAAATCGGGTAAATTGCCTGGAGAACTGGATGCTGAAATTATTAAATTGGCAGAAAAGAACGGAAAAATATTCTACACTGGTGTGCCACAAGATTTATATCCTGACAATCTTGATTTGTACAAACAAGAGATGAAGGATAACAACTGGGACTTTGGTCAGGACGATGAAGAATTGTTCGAATTGGCAATGCACCCGGAACAATACCGTGCGTACAAATCGGGCAAAGCAAAACAAGAATTCGAAGAAGAATTGGCACGCAAAAAAGAGGCAAAAGAGAAAAAGGAGTACAAAGAAACTCCAGCTCCGGTAGTTGCTGGTTCTTTCGAGCCAAAATCAATGATTATTGATGTAAATGGTGAGAAATTTACAGTAGGTGTATCGTATGGCGATGCAGTTGCAACAACTCCTGCTGCTCCTGCCACTCCTGCTGCTGCTCCTGCTCCAGCTGCTGTTGCCAGTGCTGCTGCCGAAGTAATTGCACCGCTGGAAGGTAAATTTATGCTTACCAAAGACAATACCGAAACTGCCCTTAAAGTGGGTGACGTAGTAAAAGAAGGTGACCTGATTTGTTACATCGAATCGATGAAAACATACAATGCCATTGTTGCTGAAACTGCAGGAACTGTTACTGCAATTTTGAAATCGAATGGCGACAACGTTGACGAAGATGACGTTTTGGTTCAATTAGGATAA
- a CDS encoding OadG family protein: MNEALKLMLTGMSTVFFILIMVVVLGNIIIRLTNKFAPVPVAPTVAAGKASPTISPSKLAAIISAVEITTLGKGKVTSIEKLKNQ; encoded by the coding sequence ATGAACGAAGCTTTAAAATTAATGTTGACAGGGATGAGCACCGTATTTTTTATTCTGATAATGGTGGTAGTGCTCGGTAATATAATCATACGATTAACCAATAAATTTGCCCCGGTACCGGTAGCGCCCACAGTAGCTGCAGGCAAGGCAAGCCCAACGATAAGCCCCTCAAAACTTGCTGCTATTATTTCGGCAGTTGAAATCACAACTTTAGGAAAAGGAAAAGTTACTTCGATTGAAAAATTGAAGAACCAGTAG
- a CDS encoding NYN domain-containing protein: MDKDLKLAVLIDGDNIPSAYVKEMMEEIAKYGNPTIKRIYGDWTKPTLSKWKNLLLENAITPTQQYAYTSGKNATDSAMIIDAMDILYSEKVNGFCLVSSDSDFTRLATRLREAGMHVIGIGEKKTPEPFIVACDRFIYIEILRNRSKESESENESSTTPDKTEKKSGVDKITPKVIRLISKTISDLADDDGWAFLGDVGSLLQKKQPNFDSRNYGFEKLTPLINSIGKYEIDQRESYKGKFKLIYVRIKKR; encoded by the coding sequence ATGGACAAAGATTTAAAATTAGCCGTCTTAATCGACGGCGATAATATTCCATCTGCTTATGTAAAAGAGATGATGGAGGAGATTGCCAAATACGGGAATCCAACGATAAAACGAATTTATGGCGACTGGACCAAACCTACACTTTCGAAATGGAAAAACCTTTTGCTGGAAAATGCAATTACACCTACCCAGCAGTACGCTTACACTTCGGGTAAAAATGCTACCGACTCGGCAATGATAATTGATGCAATGGACATTTTGTACAGCGAAAAGGTGAATGGATTTTGCCTGGTATCGAGCGATAGCGATTTTACACGACTTGCAACCCGTTTGCGCGAAGCCGGCATGCATGTAATTGGGATTGGCGAAAAGAAAACACCGGAACCGTTTATTGTAGCGTGCGACCGTTTTATATATATTGAAATATTACGCAACCGCTCAAAAGAAAGCGAAAGCGAAAATGAAAGCAGCACTACTCCCGACAAAACGGAAAAGAAAAGCGGCGTTGATAAAATCACTCCAAAGGTAATTCGTCTAATTTCTAAAACCATTTCGGATTTAGCCGACGATGACGGTTGGGCATTTTTGGGAGACGTTGGCAGTTTGCTTCAAAAGAAACAACCCAATTTCGACTCAAGAAATTACGGCTTTGAAAAACTTACGCCGCTAATTAATTCCATCGGAAAATATGAAATCGATCAGCGCGAAAGTTACAAAGGGAAGTTTAAGTTGATTTACGTACGCATTAAAAAGCGTTAA
- a CDS encoding Hsp20/alpha crystallin family protein — MTPTLFNNDYTSLPSLLDKFFGGNLMDWNTRNYAGSNSTLPAVNVKENDNEFLIDVAAPGLEKNDFKLNYDNGRLTISSEKSENKEEKEGEVLTRKEFSYQSFQRTFTVPETFVNAEKISAKYNNGILHVTLPKREEIKPKPAKQIKIS, encoded by the coding sequence ATGACACCCACATTATTTAACAACGATTACACATCACTTCCTTCGTTACTAGACAAGTTCTTTGGAGGAAATTTGATGGACTGGAATACCAGGAATTACGCAGGAAGTAATTCAACATTACCTGCTGTGAATGTAAAAGAAAACGACAACGAATTTTTAATTGACGTTGCTGCTCCTGGTTTGGAAAAAAACGATTTTAAACTGAACTACGACAATGGCCGACTGACCATTTCGTCAGAGAAAAGTGAGAACAAAGAAGAAAAAGAGGGAGAAGTGCTTACGCGCAAAGAGTTCAGTTATCAATCGTTTCAACGTACTTTTACAGTGCCGGAAACTTTTGTGAATGCCGAAAAAATATCGGCAAAGTACAACAATGGTATTTTACATGTAACATTGCCAAAACGTGAAGAAATAAAGCCAAAGCCGGCAAAACAAATTAAAATTTCATAA